TTACAGCCAGCCGTTCTATCGCGCGCGCGGCACGCTCACGATCGACGACATCCAGGTCGAGGTCTCTGGGCAGGCCTGGATGGATCGCGAATGGAGCAGCCAGCCGCTCGACACCGATCAGACCGGCTGGGACTGGCTGTCGTTGCATCTCGCCTCCGGCGACAAGCTGATGCTGTATCGGCTGCGCCAGAAGGACGGCAAGGACTATCCATTCGGCAATTGGATCAGCGCCGCGGGTGAGACACAGTTGATTGCGGGCCACGACATCCAGATGAGCCCGAAGGCCACAGCCGAGGTTGCAGGCCGCAAGCTGCCGGTGGAATGGCAGATCGCCATCCCCTCGCGCTCGTTCTCGATTTCCTGCAAGCCGCTCAATCCGAAGGCGTGGATGGGGACCGGCTTTTCCTATTGGGAAGGGCCGATCAGCTTTGCCGGCACGCATGACGGCGTTGGCTATCTCGAGCTGACCGGGTATTGAGGCGCGATCTGTTTGAAGGGATTCCGCGATGTACCATCTGACCGCACTCGTCACGCTGCTGGCGCTGGCATTCTATTTCTTCACCTGCATCAATGTCTCGCGGTCGCGGACCAGGACCGGCGTCAAGGTGCCGGCGATGTCGGGCCATCCGGATTTCGAGCGCGCCTTCCGTATCCAGATGAACACGCTGGAGTGGATGCCGATCTTCCTGCCGTCGCTGTGGCTGTTCGCGATCTATATCAGCGACGCCATTGCAGCCGGCATCGGCGCGGTCTGGATCGTCGGACGCATCGTGTATTTCATCGGCTATTCGCAGGCCGCCGCCAAGCGCGGACCGGGGTTTGCGATCCAGGCCATTGCGGCGATCGCGCTGTGGGCGGGGGCGCTGTGGGCGGCGGTGTCGAGGGTGGTGTGAGGCAACTGCGCTGCCACACACTCGGTGTCGTCCTGGCGAAAGCCAGGCCCCATAACCACAGGGCGTGGTTATGGGCTCGATGGTGACTCCGACCTGCCACGACAATTGTCTATCGGGGTAATGGGTCCTGGCTTTCGCCAGGACGACAGAGCACCTACTTCGTCAGCGGACAGCCGCTGTCCTTGGCCGTCGCAAAGGCCTGGTCGCCGGGGACGACGGCGAGCTGCTTGTAATAGTCCCACGGCTTCTTCGATTCCGAGGGCTTCTTGACCTCGAACAGATACATGTCGTGGACCATGCGGCCGTTCGCGAGCACCTTGCCCTTGGCGAAAGCGTCGTCGACCGGCAGCTCCTTCAGCTTCTTGGCGACCGCGTCAGTGTCCTTGGTGCCGGCGGCCTTCACCGCCTTCAGATAGCTCAGCGTCGCCGAATAGGTGCCGGCATGGATCATGCTCGGCATTCGGCCGGTGCGCTTGAAGAAGCGCTCGGAGAAGGCCCGCGAAGCATCGTCGTGATCCCAATAGAAGCCTTCGGTCAGGACCAGGCCCTGCGCCGCCTG
This genomic interval from Bradyrhizobium guangzhouense contains the following:
- a CDS encoding MAPEG family protein, with the translated sequence MYHLTALVTLLALAFYFFTCINVSRSRTRTGVKVPAMSGHPDFERAFRIQMNTLEWMPIFLPSLWLFAIYISDAIAAGIGAVWIVGRIVYFIGYSQAAAKRGPGFAIQAIAAIALWAGALWAAVSRVV